The Xenopus tropicalis strain Nigerian chromosome 1, UCB_Xtro_10.0, whole genome shotgun sequence DNA segment ATTGCATAGTTGTCATAATCTGTGTCAATTACCCAGTAGTTGTCACCTGTAGAGACCAACAGACAGAGAAATGTTTGTATGGCTGGACAAGAAATAACTGCACAGTTAGGGAATGCCAAACCTTTTGTGATTGTTGTGTCATTCtgaaatatttaaaagattttattccacattattattattccacATTGTTATTATACTGTTTCTTGAAACAAAAATGCTCTTCATTTCAAGTATCTTTAACATAAGAGATCAATAGCAGTTTGCTGTGATTATCCACAGAATAGTGGAATATAGAATATTTCTCCTAAGAAAATAACTAACATGATTTGTCTTCTGTTAAAGACAAGGAAAGTTAAAACGATTTGGGGGTGCAAGTTACTACAGTTTTGCATACCCACCAGTAAGCATAATTTTGCCCCTGGCCAGTACACCTGTTCTACAAATAATGAATTGTTCTGGGGTTCTGTGCTGGAAAGTGTGGCATTCCATTTTTCCTCTGATTCCCAGTCTTCTTTGTATCGGCTTGGGTTGGGCAAATGTGTACTGCAAATTCACTTGACCCCAAGCACACGCAAGCAGTTTCTCCTCCCGCAGAACCTGGAATGCTTCATCTTTATGGAAGAACTACACTTGTCTAGGGCAAAAGATTAGCAATTTTAAAATTACATAGGATTGATAATTGTAGGCACCCCACAGTAATAATCTTTTCTTTTGTCAATCATTTATCATTCAAACAGTAATAGGAATATAATATAAAGTCTGGTTGTGAACCTGAAATGTAAATATGAATGAAATAACTGAAATTATAAATGCTACCTACCTCCACTTGATAGATAGCTAGCCAGTCCCTGGTAAGTCATGTACATTTTGGCTGGGATGCTTGGATCTGGCACCGTATACTGAGCTGCCATCTCTGCACAAATGAGCCAGAATCTGAAAAGGATAAAATGGCATATTCAGTTGTTAACTGCTTTAAAGTACAGGGTTTAGATTTGGTTCAGTTGAACCAAAATATgttataaatgtaatgtaatgcaattTCCTATTCCTAGGTTTTTTTGTTCCTGCGTATGTCAAAGGACTGTGTcatataaattataatattatGTGTTTGCTGTGTTTGAGACACCAGTTTGAGTGCACCTAAATGCAACAGCAATTtgtttccattatattctgcctggttgtactaaTGTACATGAGCATTccaaattgcattttatttacatttcataacatttttataaatgcaacATTCTGCATTCAAAAGActagaataaaaaaaaggttaCTTTTGAAGTTTACAGAAACACACttagttgcatttaaaaaaatgtataatgcattCTATCTGCTTTCAAACTCAGTATGCAtttgtaaatgcataaaaaagtgtgaaaaatatgaataaataaattgtaatgtATTAGACCTGATCATTTGTTTCCTTACCCAAAAAGTTTGACTCTTCCCTTAGATGATGCTATCATTGTACCATCTTCCTCTACTGTATAGTCAGCAGAAATATTGTCCTGCAGGAACAGTCCTTCTGGGTCTTTTTTTCCGATTCCATACCATTTTCCAGCATActagcaaataaaatatattcattgaGTGAATACTCTAATCAGTATCAGAGGCATGGCTGAAACCAGGCTATAAAGTTTACTATTTAAAACAgtgattttatttgaaaaatatattgaCATTTATTGGCAGATATATCAATCTTGGCCCGTCCAGGTTCGGCAATGGATTATCAAAGTTTCGAGTGAGTTCCTGAACTTGCTTGGTTATAAACACTTTCTATATAGATTCAGCTAAAATAAGCAAATTCTTTCTACCATATTAGCTATATACTGATACGGTTGCAGGAAAATTGGAGAGCATTCTATCTACTGACTGGCACAGGAGCTAATGGGATGCTCAATAGATATACCTActcatttcctatagactcccacTCTGGTTGGCAAACAAAAAGGACATTGTCTTACCATGTTCTTTTTAATATGTGTGCAATAATTagataattattaaaaatgtaaagaaagataaaataaagtATACTACAAAGTGTTTTAGTAAGGAATAGTCATACACCCTGCTCAGTTTTTGATAGACTTAGATCCCATTCAAAAATgtgtatgaaaatatatatatatatatatatatatatatatatatatatatatatatatatatatatatatatatttatttatatgcctTCTTTGTTTTGTTCTTTGAATTATTATACAAATGTCTTACCCTTTTTAAATCAAGGTTTTCTTTTACTGGAATGTTATCCACCACACAAGACTGAGCATTGCATTGCTCATAAATGGTGAGTAGAACAAGGAGGAGTAGATGTATAAAATACttcattctgaaaaaaaaatatatataagtcaGCACTAAGTGATGAAACAGGTGTGGTTATTAAAGGGCTGAATACATACATAGTGCTACTTTGCACCAATgctgttgccaatagcaaccaataagcagttacACTACTGCCTATTACAAAAGTAAAGCAATGACCTAAGTGGATGCACAGATGCAATTTAACACCTACATTATTAAACATCCCTATATAAAACCGAAGTATCCTATGGCTGCTTTAGTAATATATGTAACAAATTGCATCTGTGCGTTTACCATTAGCAGTCAATCTTTGCTTTTTTAACTTGCACTAGACTGGCCAAAACGAATGGCTAATTGGCTACTAATTGGTTTACCATAAATATAGATTAGCTATAGGTGCTTATTTTGAGTAATATTGTATTCCATTACAGATGTCTATATGTGGTCCAGctgtttttaagttttaaagtatatattatttataatattgttGTATTCTTATACTATTTCAACAAATTATCTAAATTTATATTATCTAATATACTTCATATATATGTACAGATGTAcattcaacatttttttgttgAGTAGGTAAGTTCATGCACCCTCTTCTATCACTATCAAAGCCtacaatatagaaaaaaatccTTAAAAAGTTTCCCCACATAAGTAGTTAATTATTTAGTCTAGCATTAAAACCATTTCTAGATATGAAATGAATTATACATAATTCTTTCTTGTATTATACCTGTAGGGTTACGGTTCAGCAAACCCTAATTTCTGATACATTAATTACGCATGTGGGATCCAGAAACCATTgtccaaaaagctcagaaaacTGGCAATGACCATAGTGTGAAATAATTCTTGGTTTTTTCATTATCTGAATTGAATCTGTAATAATCAGGAATTACCTTGTtcatggcagtacaggtatgggactcgttatccggaaatccattatccagaaagttccaaataacggaaaggccatttcccatagacaccattttaaggaaataattcagatttttttaaaaatacttcctttttctctgtaataaaaacagtgccttgtacttgatctcaactaagagacaattaatccttattggatccaaaacaaccctgttgggtttatttaatgtttaaatgttttttttagcagacttatgacaacttttctggaaaaccccaggtcccaggcattctgcatAACATGTCCCGTACCTGTACAGCATAAATCCATgtcaactgcaacttttttgtgctttttctaatgtttaaattcattttaaggCTTTTAGCCTCAAGGCATAGTGATCTATATTATAAGAATATATCTTATCTAGATCACAAGCACTCtggatatatactgtattccACAAAGTAcgtaattattaaaaataaactccATCTGTCTCCTATTAaagtatataagatatatatatattaacaaatcACAACCCATACATatgcattcatgtttttttttggtgatggccttcacataatttggatctttctgaataacaggctagataaaggatcccatgctAAAATTACAATAAATGGTCCACTCTTTTGGGAAACAAAAAGTTTACGGGTCCAAGAAAAAGATCATTTTTTAAGGGTCTTTATCCCACAAATATTCCTGTTTAGCACATATAAATTGACATTACACACCAGTCACAACCCTAGTATGGTCACCATACATATTTGGATTCCCCAGTATCCACTGAATCACTGAACACAGTCTCTTCTGTGCCCACCTCCATACAGTAGTGGGTAGCACTTACCCCAAACTGCTGCACAAACTATGGTGGtgttaaaaatgttttggttCTAAAAAACTAATAAACAACAATGAATTGATgtcatctatatatttataaaacagacAAAACTAATAAAACAGGGTAGACTTACCTTGTGTTGTATTAATTAGAATGTTAGCAAGCCCTTATTAGACGCTAGTGCCTATCTCCTCAAAGCAGTTTAATATTTCTGCCTTTAAATAAGAAATCCACAGACAACCTGAAGGGCTATTTTGGTCAGTGCCATGTTGTAAGATGCTTAAAGTCTGCTAATCCATTATCTTTAATCCGAGGTAATCCTTTTCTCTCGTGTGTTCTTCTAATTATGAAAGAAAACACAGCTCTACAAATGGAAGGGGAGAGACCATTCTTAGAGATAACCATCCAGCTGCACGTGTGTCTTCCACTTGTCTATAAATTAAAATTGCTCACTTTGTGCTATTCTCTGCTGTCTCTGAGTTGTTTTTGTAACATGCAATTCATTTATGTACTAGCTGTACtggaaatttatttttaattaagcaTGCATAtgataaaataagaataaaataaaagaacTAAAAAGATTTGTGCAGACATGTACATGAGACAGACTACAAGCAAAAGGTTGTCCCTAAGTAACTCTCGCTTTAAGCTGCTATCAAAAGCAGAAACATGTTATAAACTCAAGCAACTCGGGATTAAAAATATAGACAATTATCAAAGAGTTTGAGCTCTTGCCCTAGGAGCAGGTGTAATTGCAAGGCCCCCAAATATGGATAGTTGACAGTAAAGCAGTAGCAATACCATGACACAGACCAGATGGCCAGAGCAGACAGCAGTTTAATTAAACCCAGAACATAAGCAATGATCAGGCAGACACAATCATAAAAGTTGAGAATCAGAATATTTGgagcacacagtaacacacacatgACACATACAAATCAACAAGGAAGCAAAAGAGAACAAGCATCATGTTTAGTTTATCACAACTGCACTGCAATGCTCAGGGAACAGGGAGAAATTTTAGTATCAATGCAATTGGCTCTCTTTCACTGACCTTCCTAAATCTCTCCAACCACAGTCACTTAAAGGTTCTGGTTTGTCACCTCAAAATCAGTTACCCTCAGGTGACAAATGCCTTACACTATACCACAGAGGAATTTTGCATGATTTGGGGGGTTTCTCTCTGTGTTCAATTATAATGGGTAAGTTGCAATAATGTGAAAACACcaccataaatattaatataactaaaaaataatatgCAAAGATCAGAATCCAATACTCCCGAATTACTTTGCATTCACATGCCTCGGTCCCATTCTCCGCTATGATAACATTGGAAATTGCATATGAGATCCACTGTGATATAGCTTGTGATTCCTAAGCATTGGAAAACCATGGTAAATGAGCTTATCTGGGTGTGGGCACCTGCAGGAAATTTTCTTGGGAGGCAGGAAAAGTCATCTATGTGTTTTCCTAGGCTAAGAAAGTATGCAATAAATGTTAAGGTAATGTCAtcagaaataatttgtaaaaaattgatTTCTTGCCACAGACCATAACTTTGATACCAGAAATGCTATTTCATAAGAAAGGTTCTCTTCTGCTTTTCATGGAGGCCCTGGATCAATGTCTGTATTAGATCCTTGGGTCTGTATTGGAAATCTTTAAAACCAGCATCACTGCATacaaataaaagtataaatgATAGAAAAGCACAGAACTTGCCTTTGGTGTTTTCAAGCAACAGGTAAACTTTACAAATTTCAAACCCTTTAGATGcaggaaaaaacaaaataattttaatttacaatGTAAAGCTGGGGATTCAAAAGCAAGTAAAGTCTCCCTTGAAAGTCAAAGCTATGTTTAATACACAAATAGCTTCAGAGCACTTTCAGTAATTGCGCAGAACTGCTCAACAACAGTGTAAAACTGTGTGTCTGGGGACTCATGAACAGATATAGTTTCCCTGAAACCTAGGCCTAATTACATAAAAATCctttatctggaagaccccaggtcccaaacattttggatagTAGATCCTATACATGTGCTGCATTTAACTGCTGTGCTTAACAAAGTAGAAAGAATGGTAAAAGAGCTCCCAAAtatgtcatatactgtataaagtgcCTACAAATGCCACAGTACTGTAGCAAAACAAATTCTACAGATTTCAgattcaagcaggaaaaaaataataattctcaTTTATATACAGCATAAGCAGTTGGTCTGGGGACTTTAAAAAAGGCATGCCTAAATGCACAATAACAACTATAGATAATTAAATATCTTCTAGAATGCCAGTATCACATCCATGATACTAATATCACATCTCACCTGCATTGTGCAGGCTACTTTTAAACTACAAAACACCCAGCAGAATAAATAGCAGAAGGGGAACTTTTTGACATAACATATAATATTGAACTAAATTTacttttccattaaaatgaaacAACTTGTGGCAAATATTTATCTAGCCACCCCAGCTATAACAAGTCCAAAAAGTCCACTGGGCTTTATGAAAAACTATAGCTAGACAGCTGGCGAGCCTCTTTATTGGAAATGATATCCAAACTAAATATTTCCCTTCTGCTGAGAGAATAAGTTCTCttgcttacacacacacatgacTCTCTTGGATGCAATTTACAAATTCTAACATACTTTGgggttcatttacaatgactctgGATGGAGTGCTTAGAGCACAAAGGGGCGCAAAATCATACCCCTTAGTTCTTATTCAGGAAGCACTTGTGTGCTTACATGCTGTACCTCGTGCTGGATTAAAAAGTCTAAAGGATGCACATGTTAGCTGGCAGGAGGGGGCTGCCTATGTAGGTATAAGGAGTTAAAATTACTTCATTGTATATAGTTAGACTATAGTTTGCCCACTAGTTGGCACCAAATGTTAAGTAGGGGGTATCCCCCTTCAGGAGCCTATATAAGGGGGTGCATCATCTAAAAAGTTCCTCTTCTTACCCATACAGACCAGGTGGCTGCACCTCTCCAGGGCTAGATAGAGAGGAAAGAAGCTATCATTAGCCCACTTtaggagtgagagacagaaagagTAACTAGAAAGGAAATAAGTTTTTGTGGATGAGCACACAGGCAATATAGAAAACCTGGTTAAGCTGTAATGAGACAGTTGAGAAATGCTCATAAacaaatgaacactttgttagTGCCTTTCTATATGACAGGGATATTGGAGGCTTGTGAAAAAGGAAAGAGAGAGAATGTGGTGTGTGTGCTGCAGTGAGAGGATTTTCCATACTGTGATGTTTCTGTAACTGATAAATTGCTGGTAAATTGGCTCTAGTCTGCCCATGTGCAACCTGTGAGAAGTATTGAATAAAGTCTGTTGTGGTTCATTACATTGATTGTTGCCATGCCTACTTATAGCAAAGGTCTGACAAAGTCCTTGGCTGGGAGTGCACCAGTCATGGGTAGCAACTTTACATACGGacacagacagcactgtattcatgaagggagAGCAGGCTTGACCTGTGGCCAGAAGCACTGAtggtggggcagggtgcaaatgtttgaaaaaatttgtgtttgtgcttgctttttgcactttttaataAAGCCATGTTATGGGTGGTAAGGTTTTCACTGCTCCTTTGCTGGTGCAGCAGCAAAGAGGAGTAAGCATGGACAATTTTAGTGTTAGTtcgaactaggggaaggcagaagaggcatgtctCTAGGGTGGAACAGTTTGGGGGTGCCAAGACACTAGGTACCTGCTTCTGTCTCTAATTGTGGCACTGCAAAAGAAAGTTCCCCCTCTCATCCTGTAGAACAGGTGTTGAGCGGTGGCTGCAGGTGGGGAAAGTTGGTGAGCAGGGGTGGAGGAAAGTGAGGAGAATTGCCAAGTGGGGTGTGTGGGggaaattaaaggagaatgcaagtcaaaatttaaaaagcatactgcccaacagtcctcctattgtttagtaaaacaccacacttttggctcacctaatcaaatatttactcagtcacacttacttcacattttctagaacaggcagccatctctaaaaaggtattctcccttcctttccctccttgcttcatactgcacatgtgtttcattccctccccctctcccctctggcagatccgcttctgattggcttgtgggcatgtgtagctcagaacaggagacaggatcaagttacacacatgctcagagaataggaaggctgccgctggcagcctacaggaagcacagagagatttcagtgatgtcactgtagtcttcacacggctgtaggctgccagcaccatatctcagagaagcaagcagggatctgggaatttagatatgcagtaagtacttaaaaagaatgcctttagactaacttttaatttatatgaacctttcattgtcctttaagtagcCTATGTATTGGCCCGGCTTCTCGGTTTGTTGTGTTACTGTTATGGTCTGGGGTGACATAGTGAAAttgcaaatattaaataaagttatatCAAAAATAGGCACAAAAGTGTTTGGGAAGAGGGGAAATTGATACCTTTGCAAGGAGAGTAGCCACTTGTGGTGAGGTCATTTTTGTACAgagaaaagaagcaaaaataGGACAAGAGTGAACAGAAAAAATAGAGAATTACAGAGCGAAATCTGCTTAGGAGCACAAAGGAAAGAGTAAGAGAATGCTCCTGTGAGGTAATGGAAAGCATTTACCACAACTGGGACTAAGAAAATTAAGCATATTGCTCACAGATAAACTTGTAAAGTGAAATATTCACAAGGTATTAACTGTTTATAATGGTTACTATTACAATGTATTCCAAGTGCAAGCAGCACTATGAGCAGATATCTAACAGACAAATACTGCCTAAAGTGACAGCTCAAAAAGACTCTGTTGGGGAAGAGCTTCAACTAAAGATAAACTGTATTATAAAAGCTGACTCCTAACTGGGAACATTTGCTTTTCATCTATATgggacaaaaaaattatataaccAGTATAACAGTTTCATtctatatagacataaaaggttgagtTTGATGGAAGTATGTCTTTTAACCTAAgatcctaaaaataacaaatcgggtGATCTTctgtacataaaataattggcacaCAACAATCATATAAAAGTGACATCCCAagaatgcattgtaggtcacccataTCGTCAGCTATgcgattaacttccccttgaaagtgtgtgaaatagaaaccagtgatgggattaacttccccttgaaactgggtgaaatagaaaacaaagaggTGATTAACTTCCGCTTGAAAATGTGTCCagaacaggctgtcactgactattttatTCCTAACGTTTTATAAATATCAAATgtacgtgttttttttttttttaaaaaagtcatttAACCATATACTGCCAAAAACCCAtatgtaaatctcgaaaaaagaaacataaaaaaaattttctctgaaaaccttagtaaatgggccgcTCAGTTTTAGGAGTTGTCAATGTTGCCCAAAGTATTTGACCAGATATGGTATGTTTGCCATATATATTTCCATTAAATAGTGTATGTTGTAACATGCTATTCACAAAGATCATGATTTCATTTACAACTtattagataataataataataattcttattattattcttatattaTTCTGCAAAATTGAGATCTCCATTGTAGATGACTAGTCACATGTTTGTGTGGCTGTGCTGGCACAGTACTTTTGTTTTGATTTAACTTTGGTAGGTTATGTGAATCCAGGAACCATCATATCATTTTTCTTTATCTTGTGAACAGCCTGTTTGGTAGAAAACTATGTATAGTTTAAATGAATCCTTACCTGATTCCAAAAAGCCAATTATCTACCATTTAATCTCTCAATAAATATTATCCTTGGTCTGCAACTTATCACAAGGCTTGCAATCCCAGACTTTTTCCTGTGGTGTTCTCCTATGCTATCTGCTACCATTTCTTTTTAGTACATTCCAGACCCAGCCCATGCTTCAGTTCCCTGGTGCCTCCTGTGGCAGTGGATGGCAGACAGTATAATAGGGGTGAGAAGAGGGTAGGAGACGTCATTTCACTAAAAATAGAAATGCTGTGAAAACCAAGCACTTTGTACTTGATGAGTTTTTTTTGTGTAGTCACCTTGTTTTACTATCAAACATCTACCTTGTAGCTGTATTTGTTGTTTATTATTGGTATATGCAGTAAACACTATTTCCCCATTGTGTTCAGTCTGCATAACTGTTCATCGTGTTTACTAAGGGAGGGAGAAACTGACTGCAGTATTGTGTGTTACTTCCAGCCATAGGAGTTTATCCAGTTCTTAACCCATATTAACAGCAGAcagttacttattattattattatggaaaaaATGTATAGTTGTATGTTGCACATGCTTCAATTAGGCCTTCTCTATGTATGCAAAATTATAGATGACATAGGAAAGAATAAAGGACCTCTTGGGGTACTTCTTTGTGCAGACTTTCTGGCAAAATGTGTTGGGCAAAGAGCACCTATTTTTCATGAAGCACATCAATAGAAGGGAAAAAATAAGCAATGCTTAAACTATTACAGAGGTTTAATGtataacagtaaaaaaacataattttgacaCTAGATGGTTACCTATTATTCAACTATGCTGCAGTGTCAGTAACACTTTAATATTATATTGTGCTGCCAATTGTAGTCAGAATAAGAACTTATCTAATGCAAAGTGGATGAGTAATAAGTAGGGGACCCATTATCCTTTGTGGATGTCTTTGTGTAATTCGGATCTTCTAacctaagtctattaaaaaaataatttaaacattaaataaacccattaggattgttttggctcccataaggattcattatatcttagttgggatcaagtacaaggtattgttttatttttacagagacaaaggaaatcattttcaaaaatgcgaaatatttgatttaaatgaagtctatgagagatggtctttccgtaatttggaactttctggataatgggtttcctgataaggggtcccatgcctgtactatgcATTTAGACTTAaattacacacactcacatatataaatagtTTAACAGTTACTTGgaagtttaatatatataatcagcAAAACAAAATTAAGAGTCCTCTTGGGACTATGTTTATATTGCCATCTTGAGTGTGGGAAAACAGAATGGGAATAACAAGATTACCACTTGTTAGCTGGAGATAATACCATACCAGTATCTGTTTAATTAAAACTTAAGAAGCTTGTTTTAAAATCTGTTGCAGAGAAGCATAGAAAGAATAGAATCTACATAGAAATGAATGATTCTGTGCTGAATGTATTTATGTAGCTGATCATTTCACGTTTATTGAAGTAAAATGTGTTTAATCCATGTACATTTGCCAGAGATTGATTTGAAGATTTAATACGAGTTACCTGATCTGTTTTACTTGAGTAAATCTGTCCTCTCCAGGATTCACCTTCAGCATCATTAAGGATATACTTTGCTGATCACTGTAAGATTAATATACAGTTGACTCATTCATTCTACCT contains these protein-coding regions:
- the rbp4l gene encoding uncharacterized protein LOC100037859 precursor, encoding MKYFIHLLLLVLLTIYEQCNAQSCVVDNIPVKENLDLKRYAGKWYGIGKKDPEGLFLQDNISADYTVEEDGTMIASSKGRVKLFGFWLICAEMAAQYTVPDPSIPAKMYMTYQGLASYLSSGGDNYWVIDTDYDNYAITYACRSLNGDGTCNDGYSIVFSRNPRGFSQAIMRIIRQKQEEICMSGQFQSVLQSGAC